A stretch of the Theileria equi strain WA chromosome 1, complete sequence genome encodes the following:
- a CDS encoding Papain family cysteine protease family member protein (encoded by transcript BEWA_018230A) translates to MDHKRIFTSESIIIKFDKPDNSPVKKRRKEDSTGRTIIVIVACLLFSATLGYAVVNEYYYRKSLDRETRTVINDSDITDLDAQREEIRDEYVELLTAHINSQKIKIIPGNFNACQQNGWHYACIDNQRKIVGIMQWEITSIATVLVNNDINIDVNLELDTILVYKRFLSLVDVRYRNRKEFRRRYYNFRSNKIHIETHNARKDKMYTMIYTGHSDESQDEIEGFSSIFKGRSNDIVSNGSSTYEYNMLRFTSKRTGYKAKGPEEIFDWRNHGIVKGAIDQGTCGSCWAISAADAVSMFYSIGDKSNETFSSQQLLDCTSSKYSCTGGSLYHAMLYASANLLCKEGEYPYKGMKGNCESKKCQHRVQKNNIKKLKNADIREHLLKHGPIVASFTISRDFLFYGEGIFDGSCKGKISHSIVIVGYGYDINHKTKYWIIKNSWGSGWGESGFFKMVDEVVNKEYYCSIRSYAYGLEANPKAT, encoded by the exons ATGGATCACAAGAGAATATTCACTTCTGAGAGTATAATAATCAAATTTGACAAACCTGATAACTCTCCTGTGAAAAAACGCCGCAAAGAAGATTCTACAGGAAGAACTATAATAGTTATAGTTGCATGCTTATTGTTTTCTGCAACTTTGGGGTACGCAGTCGTAAATGAATACTACTATAGAAAGTCTTTGGACCGTGAAACAAGAACCGTAATAAATGACTCTGATATAACAGACTTAGATGCACAAAGAGAAGAAATTCGAGACGAATATGTAGAACTACTGACTGCTCATATAAACTCccaaaaaataaaaatcaTACCTGGAAACTTTAACGCTTGTCAACAAAATGGTTGGCATTATGCATGTATAGACAACCAGAGAAAAATAGTAGGAATTATGCAGTGGGAAATTACTTCTATAGCCACAGTATTGGTTAATAATGACATAAATATCGATGTTAACCTAGAGTTGGATACTATCCTAGTATATAAAAGATTTCTCTCATTGGTCGATGTTCGTTACAGAAATAGAAAAGAATTTAGAAGGAGATACTACAACTTTCGTAGTAATAAGATACATATAGAGACACATAATGCCA GAAAAGACAAAATGTACACAATGATATATACTGGCCATTCCGACGAATCTCAAGATGAAATCGAGGGATTTAGTAGCATCTTCAAAGGGCGGTCGAACGATATAGTTTCAAATGGGTCTTCAACATATGAATATAATATGCTCCGATTCACTTCTAAAAGAACAGGGTATAAAGCTAAAGGGCCAGAAGAAATATTTGATTGGAGAAACCATGGAATAGTTAAAGGAGCGATAGACCAAGGAACTTGTGGGTCATGCTGGGCAATATCAGCGGCTGATGCTGTTTCAATGTTCTATTCCATTGGGGATAAGAGCAATGAGACTTTTAGTTCACAACAGCTACTTGATTGTACTTCCTCAAAATATAGTTGTACAGGAGGCAGTCTTTACCATGCAATGTTATATGCTAGTGCAAATTTACTTTGTAAAGAAGGTGAATATCCGTATAAAGGTATGAAAGGCAATTGTGAATCTAAAAAATGCCAGCACAGAGTGCAGAAAAATAATATTAAAAAGCTTAAAAATGCGGATATAAGAGAACACTTGCTTAAACATGGTCCAATCGTTGCTTCATTTACAATAAGTAGGgattttttattttatgGTGAAGGTATATTTGATGGCTCGTGCAAAGGTAAAATTTCACATTCAATAGTTATTGTAGGTTATGGATATGATATAAATcataaaacaaaatattggATTATCAAGAACTCTTGGGGAAGTGGTTGGGGAGAAAGTGGTTTTTTCAAAATGGTAGATGAAGTGGTAAATAAGGAATATTATTGCTCAATAAGGTCTTATGCCTATGGGTTGGAAGCCAATCCAAAGGCCACCTAG
- a CDS encoding replication factor-A protein 1, putative (encoded by transcript BEWA_018210A), translated as MSLPRCLSRDFFSTLAESVGKANEQYFQEVHETPNPIKLLCLQQSCIADNKYLIETLDGSVPVEFKHTCLALVPPTIDGDRQLVGKVISFTQYKIAPTKSRYLIVLTRITIIPGDYRHLIGHLIPALVYHPKLAVPQDPQNIHDMKQEKLVMPSSGPIRKPQEQPRTVKAVSGPYDSSKGAGKKTDISPVKITDLTLYTPKWLIHARVVYKTEIRKFNNQRGESQLFSADLCDAHGEIRAIFFGEAVTKWYSFLEEGQVYSISGGQLKPANKRFNALKHSCEMILDENSHIQLFQNDDKIPSICCTFTPLNQLDDIKIGESIDVIGVVVKTNDSQSIQQKGTGNVIEKKDVFIVDSTRTTICLTLWGNKTQALNGKGSDSHPVICLKGVKVNSWQGKKLDAQGSTQITIEPVIPEALELRKWWTNVKGKRIIDSPFNELCTLSHIVSATNQALQFKCKFDTVLTLFLAIDSNGMVFTTRALIEILRDNSFSWPACPGCRKRMVNEGDRWNCTRCNSSSSPIHLYMLTLKIVDGTSHLWVTAFTGVGESIMNGVKAFEAVTLAEKGGVDANGRNFSNLFEEARLSEFVFKIKATVENFMDEPKIKYVSFPHINLNQSQKIIKATPLHRDIKFVINDRIKGIKKLMAS; from the exons ATGTCATTACCGCGCTGTTTGTCGCGTGATTTTTTTTCTACGTTGGCAGAGTCAGTAGGCAAAGCAAATGAGCAGTATTTTCAGGAGGTCCATGAGACTCCCAATCCTATTAAGCTTCTTTGTCTTCAACAATCATGTATTGCCGACAACAAATACTT GATCGAAACACTGGATGGTTCTGTTCCAGTTGAGTTTAAGCACACATGTCTAGCGTTGGTACCACCTACGATCGATGGCGATCGCCAATTAGTTGGAAAAGTTATTAGTTTCACTCAATATAAAATCGCACCTACAAA ATCTCGTTACTTGATTGTATTGACAAGAATTACCATAATTCCAGGGGATTACAGACACTTAATTGGACACCTAATACCTGCACTTGTTTATCACCCAAAGCTGGCTGTGCCTCAGGATCCTCAGAACATACATGATATGAAACAAGAGAAGCTTGTTATGCCATCATCTGGACCCATTAGAAAGCCTCAGGAACAGCCAAGAACTGTAAAAGCAGTTTCAGGTCCCTATGATTCTTCCAAAGGTGCAGGGAAAAAGACGGATATATCACCGGTTAAAATCACAGATTTAACTTTGTACACACCAAAGTGGCTTATACATGCAAGGGTTGTTTACAAAACGGAGATTCGCAAGTTCAATAACCAAAGAGGAGAAAGCCAACTTTTTTCAGCAGATTTATGTGATGCTCACGGGGAGATCAGGGctatattttttggagAAGCAGTCACAAAATGGTATTCATTTTTAGAAGAGGGACAGGTGTACTCTATAAGCGGTGGTCAGCTCAAACCTGCTAATAAGAGGTTTAATGCTCTAAAACATTCGTGTGAAATGATTTTGGATGAAAATTCACACATCCAATTGTTTCAAAACGATGATAAAATACCCTCAATTTGctgcacatttacacccCTTAATCAGCTTGACGACATTAAAATTGGTGAATCAATAGATGTCATTGGTGTTGTGGTAAAAACCAATGATTCGCAGTCAATTCAGCAAAAG GGAACGGGAAATGTCATTGAGAAAAAAGATGTATTTATAGTGGATTCAACGAGAACAACTATTTGTTTAACTCTTTGGGGAAATAAAACCCAGGCACTAAATGGTAAAGGGTCAGATTCGCACCCCGTTATCTGTTTAAAAG GGGTAAAAGTTAACAGCTGGCAAGGTAAAAAATTGGATGCTCAAGGCTCCACTCAGATAACCATTGAACCTGTTATCCCAGAGGCCCTTGAATTACGGAAATGGTGGACTAACGTTA AAGGAAAAAGAATAATTGATAGTCCATTTAATGAGTTATGTACATTATCACATATTGTATCAGCTACAAATCAGGCACTGCAGTTCAAGTGTAAGTTCGATACAGTTTTAACTTTGTTTTTAGCCATTGATTCGAATGGAATGGTTTTCACAACTAGAGCGTTAATTGAAATTCTTAGGGACAATAGCTTTTCTTGGCC CGCTTGCCCCGGTTGTCGTAAAAGGATGGTGAATGAAGGAGATAGATGGAACTGCACACGTTGTAACAGCAGTTCGTCTCCGATACACTTGTACATGTTGACATTGAAAATTGTCGATGGTACATCTCATCTTTGGGTTACGGCCTTCACTGGTGTTGGAGAGAGTataatgaatggagtaaaAGCTTTCGAAGCGGTCACTTTGGCCGAAAAGGGAGGGGTGGATGCCAATGGAAGAAACTTTTCTAACCTCTTTGAAGAGGCAAGACTTTCA GAGTTcgtttttaaaataaagGCCACCGTAGAGAACTTCATGGACGAGCCAAAGATCAAATACGTGAGTTTTCCACACATAAATCTAAATCAATCACAGAAAATCATCAAGGCTACGCCCTTACACCGGGATATAAAGTTTGTAATAAATGACCGAATTAAAGGTATCAAGAAGCTCATGGCCTCataa
- a CDS encoding DnaJ domain containing protein (encoded by transcript BEWA_018220A): MMHNVLWNSFLSNGLFAISRRAFHKSVNSDIPFKGIKNVIGFTYNLSSTYERSCKCCNIYHLHRKFIHMSNIRQNKDPYSVLGVSRNATNDEIKRKFRELAKKYHPDLNPSPDAKQKMAQITSAYELLSDPKKRKMYDQTGMQSDDAGFDPSAGGFGGFSGFGDSSFMFTDFAEMFSRMASGNGANTSFTGSVRGEDIQTEITISFMEAIRGCTKNISVPARVSCTDCQGLGRQPGTSVDVCKVCNGTGVQRMERGPIIIGVPCRTCNGSGQIVPYPCRACGGSGDRAQTKTVNIDLPAGVRNGMQMRIPNQGHVGVRGGKNGHLFVNINIQPHHTFKWIDDDIHVNVPISLKQCLLGGTISIPTLDGSMDMSLSPNSQPFFIKTLKNRGPPKIDSRNNGNLIVHFELKLPGSLTPRQKEIIHEFDKETSKETKADYDTSSDEESKKWWKRVVCNKK; the protein is encoded by the exons ATGATGCATAACGTATTGTGGAATTCTTTTCTATCGAATGGCCTTTTCGCTATTTCGAGGAGAGCGTTTCACAAATCAGTAAATTCCGATATACCATTCAAAGGAATCAAAAATGTTATTGGTTTTACATACAATCTATCTTCTACCTATGAAAGAAGCTGTAAATGTTGTAATATTTATCACTTGCATAGAAAATTTATACATATGTCAAATATTAGACAAAACAAAGACCCATATAGCGTTTTGGGTGTTAGTAGAAATGCAACGAATGACGAGATAAAGCGTAAATTTAGAGAACTGGCCAAAAAGTATCATCCGGATTTGAACCCATCCCCGGACGCTAAACAAAAGATGGCTCAAATTACTAG CGCATATGAACTCCTTTCCGATCCTAAGAAGCGTAAAATGTACGATCAAACTGGTATGCAGTCCGACGACGCTGGTTTTGACCCCTCAG CTGGTGGATTTGGCGGATTTAGTGGCTTTGGTGACTCTTCATTCATGTTTACCGATTTCGCTGAGATGTTTTCAAGGATGGCATCTGGAAACGGAGCAAACACGTCTTTTACAGGGTCAGTAAGAGGGGAAGATATCCAG ACTGAAATAACAATAAGCTTCATGGAAGCTATAAGAGGATGTACGAAG AATATATCTGTACCTGCTCGTGTTTCTTGTACTGATTGCCAAGGCTTAGGAAGACAGCCTGGCACATCTGTCGATGTTTGTAAAGTATGTAATGGAACAG GTGTGCAACGAATGGAAAGAGGACCTATAATCATAGGTGTTCCATGTAGGACTTGCAACGGGAGCGGTCAGATTGTGCCATATCCATGCAGAGCTTGCGGGGGCTCAGGTGACAGAGCACAAACAAAGACTGTGAACATTGATTTACCTGCTGGAGTGAGGAATGGAATGCAAATGAGGATCCCAAATCAGGGCCATGTGGGTGTAAGAGGAGGTAAAAATGGACACTTATTTGTCAACATCAACATACAACCACATCACACGTTTAAGTGGATTGACGATGATATTCACGTGAATGTACCAATATCTTTAAAACAGTGTTTACTTGGCGGCACCATTTCAATACCCACCCTCGATGGTTCCATGGATATGTCGTTATCACCTAACTCTCAGccattttttataaaaactCTAAAGAACAGAGGGCCACCTAAAATCGATAGCAGGAATAATGGAAATCTAATTGTACATTTTGAATTAAAGCTTCCTGGATCCTTGACCCCTAGACAGAAGGAGATCATTCACGAGTTCGATAAGGAAACATCCAAAGAAACCAAGGCAGATTATGACACTTCTTCAGATGAGGAATCCAAAAAATGGTGGAAACGTGTCGTTTGCAACAAAAAGTAG
- a CDS encoding 50S ribosomal protein L24, putative (encoded by transcript BEWA_018200A): MAKYLVAQRQSIQLTKNRRIPSRSHFLHFSRYNSIPGRLTEKGQPRKIDLAKCLNMQVGDLVQVLHGQDKDRQGVILRIFHKKNQAIVENCNMREVFWNPNFDGKRQSLITQEMPIHITNIAMVDPVAKKPTIVKRRYMMNGECVRICKLSGSSVPEPVKVSQSQYQKPPKRRTPTRDIYLNKDYENFNLLTKFARLIKDKRIESRLADKK, encoded by the exons ATGGCAAAGTATTTAGTAGCACAACGTCAATCCATACAATTGACCAAAAATCGCAGAATCCCTTCAAGATCACactttctccatttttcaAGGTATAATTCTATTCCCGGGCGACTCACTGAGAAAGGACAGCCAAGAAAGATTGACCTAGCAAAATGCTTAAATATGCAGGTTGGAGACTTAGTACAGGTTCTGCATGGGCAGGACAAAGATAGGCAAGGTGTCATACTGAGGATTTTTCACAAGAAAAACCAAGCAATAGTGGAGAATTGTAACATG CGTGAAGTATTTTGGAACCCAAACTTTGATGGTAAACGGCAAAGCCTCATCACGCAAGAAATGCCCATACACATAACTAACATCGCTATGGTAGATCCAGTCGCAAA GAAACCGACGATTGTCAAGCGTAGGTATATGATGAACGGGGAATGCGTACGGATTTGCAAGCTATCTG GTTCATCTGTTCCAGAACCTGTAAAAGTTAGTCAGAGTCAATACCAAAAGCCGCCAAAGCGCAGAACCCCTACAAGG GATATATATTTGAACAAGGACTATGAAAATTTCAATTTGTTA